CATTATCTAGAGTATAGAGAAGATTTATTATTTGCAATCTTTCTTTTTGTAGACTAGAAGCGTAGAAGGCGAGTATCCTTTTAAAGCTCGTTTTAGATTCAATCACTATTGTGATCATGTTGCTTTCTAAAATTTGTTTCAAAAAATAAGTAGTTTGTAATTTTATGCACATTCTTCTTGAGAGGAGGAAATAGGTAAAACTAAAATAATTGCGCTGTAGAGACAAAGTATGGAAATAATTATTTGGTTTTCCTATTGTTACCTTTAAAGCTCCAGTTATAATAACCATAGTAATTACTAAGGAGAAATATGAAATGTACGACCCTCGTCTCGTACTAGAATCTTTTGATCCTAAGCTCTTTAAGGCAATTCGAGCAGAAGAAGAAAGACAAGAAAGACATATTGAATTAATTGCTTCGGAAAATTACGTGAGTCCTAAAGTATTAGAGCTACAAGGATCTGTACTAACAAATAAGTATGCAGAAGGATATCCTGGTAGACGTTATTATGGTGGTTGTGAGTTTGTTGATACTATTGAAAAATTAGCTATTGATCGAGCAAAAATCTTGTTCGAAGCTGATTATGCTAATGTTCAACCACATTCTGGTTCTCAAGCTAATGCAGAGGCATACATGGCATTAATGAATACAGGGGATACTTTGTTAGCTATGGATTTATTTCATGGTGGGCATTTGACTCACGGGACATCAGTAAGCTTTTCAGGAAAATATTATAAAGCTATTCATTATGGACTAAACGCAGAGGGTAATATTGATTACGATCAGGTAACAAAATTAGCTAAGATACATAAACCGAAAGTAATTTTAGCTGGATTTTCAGCTTTCTCTGGAATAATAGACTGGCAACGCTTTCGTGAAATTGCTAATGATGTTAATGCATATTTTATGGCGGATATTGCTCATGTAGCAGGTTTAGTAGCAGCTGGAGTTTATCCATCTCCTGTTAACATTGCGGACGTAACAACTACAACTACTCATAAAACACTGCGAGGACCACGTTCTGGATTAATTTTAGCTAAAAGAAATCTTAAATTGGAAAAATTTTTAAATTTATCAGTTTTCCCTGGTGTTCAAGGAGGTCCATTAATGCACGTAATTGCCGCAAAAGCTGTAGCGTTTAAGGAAGCTATGCAACCAGAATTTAAAACGTACGCACAGCAAATTTTAAAAAATGCTCAAGTAATGGCCAATACTATGAAAGAACGCGGTTATACTATAGTCTCTGGTGGAACACAGAATCACATGTTTCTGGTAAATTTACTACACAGAAGTATGTCAGGTAGAGATGCTGAGTTGGTGTTAAGTCGGGCTAATATTATTGTCAATAAAAATACAGTGCCCGGAGAAATGCGCTCACCGTTTATAACAAGTGGTCTTCGTATTGGAACAGCAGCTGTCACTACACGAGGTTTTAAAGAAAAAGAAGTTTTGTGTCTTGCTCACTGGATTTGCGATATTCTAGACGAACCAAACAATAAAAATATGATTTTAAATATCAAAAAGAAAGTAGCTGAATTAACTCAGCAATTTCCTGTCTATCGTCAGAGACGGTACTAAATTGAAATGTATTGTCCTTTTTGCAACGCTGAAGATACTAAGGTAATAGATTCTAGACTGGTGAAAGAAGGCTCTCAAGTGCGTCGACGGCGAGAGTGCTTTAAATGTCAAGAACGTTTTACAACTTTTGAAGTAGCTGAATTAAATTTACCATGGATTATTAAACAAGATGGTCGAAGAAACGCGTTTAATGAAGAAAAATTGCGTATAGGGATATTAAAAGCGTTAGAAAAACGGCCTATTAGTACAGAGCAGATTGAATCTTCTGTACAGCGTATAATTCATAAATTAAGAGCAAGCGGAGAATGTGAAGTAAGTTCTCAATGGATAGGCGAATTAGTAATGGAAGAGCTACGGATGTTAGATGAAGTTGCTTACGTGCGATTTGCTTCTGTTTATCGTAGCTTTCAAGACATTAATGCATTTCGTGACGAAATTTGCCGTTTACGACAAAAGAAACAGCAGAAATCTAATGAAAAATAGTAAGCGTCATAAAGCGCGGCGCTATGCTGTACAAGCCCTTTATCAATGGGATTTTGAAAAGATACAACAAGAGGACATTTTAATTAATCAATTTTTAGAAAAAAATGATAATTTAAGCGTAGACTGGTCATATTTTGAAGATTTAGTGACTGGAACAATTCGACATCTTGCTGATATTAATAGTTTAATGATTATGTATTTGGACCGAGATGTTAACGTTTTAAGTCTTGTGGAGCTTGCAGTATTGCGTTTGGCGACATACGAACTTCTTCATAGAAAAGACGTGCCATATAAAGTAATAATTGATGAAGCGCTGTGGTTAGTGAAAGAATTTGGTGCTGAAGAAGGTTATAAATACGTAAATGCAGTTTTAGATGTATTAAGTTATAAAGTAAGAAAGGAAGGGTGTAAAATGCCGAGGGGTCGCGGGCCGCATGGGCCTAAAAAACTCCGAAAACGAAATCGGAACAAAAGATAAAAGAGCGTTTGGATTTCATTGCGCTGGGTAAACATTGGTAGAAATTACAAGATAAAGATTACCGTTCACTCGAAGGGATCACATCTCTCTTTTTTTCACCTATATATAACTGGCGAGGACGAGTGAGAGGATGATTTGAATCCATCATCTCCATCCAATGCGAGATCCAGCCAACAGTTCTTGATAAAGCAAAAATCACTGTAAACATGTTAGAAGGAATACCAATAGCATGTAGAGCAAGTCCGGAATAAAAATCTACGTTAGGATAAAGTTTCTTTTTAACAAAATAGTCATCTTCTAGCGCTATTTTTTCTAATTTTCTTGCTAGGTTAAATAATGTTTTGTCTCCTTGCTTTGATATATCTAAGACTTTATGACAGGTTTCTCGCATCACTTTTGCCCTCGGATCATAGTTTTTATAAATACGGTGACCAAAACCTATTAAACGAAAAGGATCATCTTTATCTTTTGCTTTTTTAAGATACTTGTTAATATTCTTCTCATGACCTATTGCTTGCAGCATATTAAGACAGGCTTCGTTAGCTCCTCCATGTGCTGGACCCCATAAAGCACTTATTCCTGCTGAAATACATGCGAAAGGATTAGCTCCTGTGGATCCTGCCATACGCACCGTAGCTGTGGAGGCGTTTTGTTCGTGATCAGCGTGCAATATAAAAATTTGATTTATGGCATGCACTAAAATAGGATCCAGGAACTTTTCTTCTTTATCAGAAGTTCCAAACATCATGTAAAGGAAATTTTCAGCATAAGACATATCTTGGCGAGGACGCATAAATGGTTTACCTACTGAGTACTTATAACTCATGGCAGCAATAGTTGGAACTTTTGCTATTAGACGAACAGCAGATAGTTCTCGATGTGCAGGATTATTAATATCAAGAGAGTTATGATAAAACGCTGATAGTGCTCCAAGTACAGAGAGTGTCATAGCCATTGGATGAGCATTACGCTGAAATCCGTTGAAAAAATAAGAGATTTGTTTATGGATATTAATGTGTGTTTTAATAGAATGGATAAACTTTCTTTTTTGGTCGTTACTAGGTAATTCACCATACAAAAGTAAATAACAAACTTCCATATAATCACAATCACATGATTCAGCTAATTGTCTGACAGGGTAACCTCGGTATAGTAAAATACCTTTTTCACCGTCAATAAAGGTGATTTTTGATTTGAAAGCAGCAGTTGAATAAAGACCTATATCTAAAGTATAAACACCGGATTTTCCTAGAGCTTTTATATTGATAACATTCTTACCAAGGACAGGGGATTGTATAGGAAATTCGGCAGATTTATTACCGAAAAAAAGTTTTGCTGTACATTTATTCATGAATATTCCTCATAACGGATAAAAAGTAATCAGATTCAATTAAATTTAGTGATTCTCAGCTTTATATTCTTACAATGAGCTATTGTAAGAAAAATTCTTTGGAATTGATACTCTTCACAATGCGTATAGCTTTACGTAGTCTATATTTTAATCAGCTGTGTATTAAATTTTCAGTTTGTTTTTTTTAATAATATCATTATAATTACACGTGATTACCGCTATAAGCAATATCTCAAACACACGATTTTTACGCTAAGACGTGTTTTAGTATGGAATAATAGAATGTATATTGAACGACAAACAAATCTTGATTTGACCAATTTTCATTTTCCAGTAACAGCTATAGTGTCAATTTTTCATAGAATTTCTGGATTTATCCTGTTTCTGTGCATGCCTCTGATGTTTTATCTTTTATATCAATCTACGTTATCAGAAGTTTCATTTTTGAGCTTGCAAAGGTTGCTTGGTCATAGTTGGATGAAAATAATTATATGGATTACTCTCTCTTCTATTTTGTTTCATTTATTTTCTGGTATGCGTCATCTAGCGATGGACTGTGGTTTTGGAGAATCAGTTTATGCAGGACGTATCACAGCCTGTACGGTTTTTATAATTTCATTTATTGCTGTTGTATTAGTAGGAATATGGATATGGTAAAT
The genomic region above belongs to Coxiella endosymbiont of Amblyomma americanum and contains:
- the glyA gene encoding serine hydroxymethyltransferase yields the protein MYDPRLVLESFDPKLFKAIRAEEERQERHIELIASENYVSPKVLELQGSVLTNKYAEGYPGRRYYGGCEFVDTIEKLAIDRAKILFEADYANVQPHSGSQANAEAYMALMNTGDTLLAMDLFHGGHLTHGTSVSFSGKYYKAIHYGLNAEGNIDYDQVTKLAKIHKPKVILAGFSAFSGIIDWQRFREIANDVNAYFMADIAHVAGLVAAGVYPSPVNIADVTTTTTHKTLRGPRSGLILAKRNLKLEKFLNLSVFPGVQGGPLMHVIAAKAVAFKEAMQPEFKTYAQQILKNAQVMANTMKERGYTIVSGGTQNHMFLVNLLHRSMSGRDAELVLSRANIIVNKNTVPGEMRSPFITSGLRIGTAAVTTRGFKEKEVLCLAHWICDILDEPNNKNMILNIKKKVAELTQQFPVYRQRRY
- the nrdR gene encoding transcriptional regulator NrdR; translation: MYCPFCNAEDTKVIDSRLVKEGSQVRRRRECFKCQERFTTFEVAELNLPWIIKQDGRRNAFNEEKLRIGILKALEKRPISTEQIESSVQRIIHKLRASGECEVSSQWIGELVMEELRMLDEVAYVRFASVYRSFQDINAFRDEICRLRQKKQQKSNEK
- the gltA gene encoding citrate synthase → MNKCTAKLFFGNKSAEFPIQSPVLGKNVINIKALGKSGVYTLDIGLYSTAAFKSKITFIDGEKGILLYRGYPVRQLAESCDCDYMEVCYLLLYGELPSNDQKRKFIHSIKTHINIHKQISYFFNGFQRNAHPMAMTLSVLGALSAFYHNSLDINNPAHRELSAVRLIAKVPTIAAMSYKYSVGKPFMRPRQDMSYAENFLYMMFGTSDKEEKFLDPILVHAINQIFILHADHEQNASTATVRMAGSTGANPFACISAGISALWGPAHGGANEACLNMLQAIGHEKNINKYLKKAKDKDDPFRLIGFGHRIYKNYDPRAKVMRETCHKVLDISKQGDKTLFNLARKLEKIALEDDYFVKKKLYPNVDFYSGLALHAIGIPSNMFTVIFALSRTVGWISHWMEMMDSNHPLTRPRQLYIGEKKRDVIPSSER
- the sdhC gene encoding succinate dehydrogenase, cytochrome b556 subunit; translation: MYIERQTNLDLTNFHFPVTAIVSIFHRISGFILFLCMPLMFYLLYQSTLSEVSFLSLQRLLGHSWMKIIIWITLSSILFHLFSGMRHLAMDCGFGESVYAGRITACTVFIISFIAVVLVGIWIW